The following nucleotide sequence is from Aspergillus nidulans FGSC A4 chromosome I.
GTTCCTGGCTTCTTGCTCTGATCGGAAGATCCAAGTGCTCTGGAAACTGCCCAAGCACCCCCATGACCAGGAGGAGATCTACACGCAGTCGGTCACCCCGCTAcagaaagagatggaggccgACCAAGTACGGATCCGCTCCTGGTTCGAGGTCGAGCCGCTCGCCATGCTCCAGACAGGCCAGATTGTCTGTTCGGTGCACCATGGGGGGGCGAATTCGTGGTATGAAGCTATACAGTATGTCCCCATTGCATCCACCACTTCTCCAAACCCATCCCCTCGCTTGTATCTAAGACAACAAACtgacagaaacagaaatGGCGTCCCCCACGTCGTCCTTCCCGCTTGGCAAGACTGCTACGAGAACGCCGCGCGCGCGGAGTGGCTTGGGATTGGCGCCTACGGGAACAAGAGTCGTGCCCCTGATATCGGCGGCAAAGAGCTCAGCAAGGCCTTGATCAAGGTCCTAGGGAATAAATCGTACCTGGAGAAAGCGTcgaagctgcagaagctgtgTCAGAAGAAGGAGGGCCGTCTAGAGGCAGCGGACCGTATTGCCGACCTTGCTGCACGGCCCGATAAGAGCATGATTGCCGTCCCTGAAGTCGATGAAAACGATCCCCGAGTTGTGACGGTGACAAATGGCAAGGGAGAGACGCTGCAGACTGTCAATTCAGTGGACGAAGGCGCAGTCAACAAGTGAGCCACCGTGTCCCATACCCTAAACTGATCCACCCATGGGAGAGGAAATTGCTGACAAGACCCAGGTCTATACTACGACGCCTCCTCGAAATTATAACCGTTGCTTTCATTTCAAACACTTGGTTCCTCCTTCCGCTCCTGGGCTACTCTCTGCTGCTCGTCCCCCACAACGGGTTCCGCATTCTCGTCCTCTCTTACATCCTGCACATCAAGTTCTTCTCCAACGCGCACAAAACCAGCGCCCCCAAGCCGAGCAAGTGGCTTCGCTCCTCCCTGATGTGGAAACTGCATGCATCGTACTTCCCCATAAGACTCTACCGAAGTGCCTCCCTTTCCCCGCGTCGCAAATACGTGATCGGCGCGCACCCGCACGGGATCGCCTGCCACGGGATCGCAGGCGCATTCACGGCGGATGCAACAGGGTTCGAGACACTTTTTCCTGGAATCGTCAACCGGTTCCTGGTGAAGGATGGGATGTTCACCGCGCCTCTTCTGCGGGAGTACCTCTTTGCGCGGGGGCAGAGCGGTGTCTCGAAGGATTCCTGCATCCAGCATCTCACGCGCGGAGGTTATGATCTTCGGGGGATGGGCAAGGCAATCACTATCAGCGTGGGCGGGAGTCGCGAGTACAATATCGCACGCCCGGGGACGATGGGCATTGTGGTCAAGCTGAGGAAGGGATTCATCCGCCTTGCTGTCGAGACGGGGGCGGATCTCGTCCCGGTGCTTGTGTTCGGGGAGAACGACCTCTTTGCGCCCATTCAGTTCTCTCGGTATTCGATCAAGGGCCTCATCGCTTGGGCGTGGGAGAAAGCTGCTGGTCACAAGGTTGCCTTCTCGCTGGGACGGTTCTGCATGTTCATCCCTTTCCGACGGCCGCTGCATGTAGTCGTCGGCAGACCCATCAGTGTCAAGCAGCAGCGGTTTGATGTCAGCGAGAAGTATGTCGAGGAGTTGCAGGGCCAGTATATTGATGAGCTGAATCGGATCTGGGCGGACTGGAGGAATGTGTTTGAGGAGGATGCGAGCGTGAAGTTCGAGATTGTTGAGTAGTCAGTTTAGCTGCGTAGCCTTACTCGGGAGGGTTCTCGACTGCTGGAACAGTGGAATCCGCCTGTATAGAGCTGAGATGGATTAGTGTAATAACTATAGTTATGTACAGTTACGGAAATGCGAGTCTATTCAGGGTCAATGGCAACTCCTACCCAGCGCCCTCAACCTCCAATAGTTATATGGCAGCGGCGCCAAAAACCCAGCACCAATTGAAACCCCCGCAGCAATCCAGAACGCCGGGTCGTTGAGATTGATAACACCCCCTGTAAGATGGTAGTCGACCAGATTCTCCGCAGCTTCCATGGCCGCCATTGAGACTAGACTCATTCCCATTGCAGTGCGCACCGCTGCAGACCATGGAAGCCTATCTGGTCCGTGACGGAGAAGGACCGTCTCCAGAATGATGGACGTTGTGATACCGGATGCCACTGGAGGCGATCTAGTCAGCCCGGACTATCTGAGCCGCCTAAGTTAGGCAGGAGACGAGGGAAGGTACGCACTCGAAGCAGCCATTATAGTCCCCATTCCCAGCTCAGGGCAATATGTCTGGAGCGTCCATAGTGCGGCAAAGTCGCCCACAGTGCAGCCTACCAGGCAACGGAGTGTGTTGATTCCTGCTCGGCGCCACGTCGAGCGGCAGGTCCAGAAGCGCCGGGTCAGCAGTGCACTTGTATCAGACTTTTGATTTTGGTCAGTCTGGCTCTGTGCCTTGCATGCTGATTTTGAAGACGAGTTCGTTTTCTGTCCCCCAGTGTGACAACTGCGATCTGCAGCGTAGACGCTCGGAAAGGCGCCAGAATCGCCACCTAGACGGCTTATACGGCGGTGAAAGCGCATCCGCAGCCGGGGTTGACAAGGGAGAC
It contains:
- a CDS encoding Diacylglycerol acyltransferase family (transcript_id=CADANIAT00006544), which encodes MAKNKTKTSVLFLANSEHGQTNIVLAIIHELLVRGGIDIHLASFPVLEKRLNKLLHDNETAYDAEYSTRIHFHPVRGPSNTEIFIRTGKRGAFHPPGYTGSVLGFKSLCEDIWGWTEEEYVDIYESCVEIINAIKPSLCAIDFFFLQGRDAAYNAGQTTVLLNTTSLSHIVLGLQKNAKWAWKYPMPGTGFPYPLPPHLIPLNTMAVLKTAKMYHGSGRRREIRDWRIKHKIHGRFPFADSWMPNRLHLSPALKELDWPFDVPDNVVPCGPILLPVAPVKTQDPEMFAWLHRGPTVLINLGTLYAPNPSVVLEIATGVKTFLASCSDRKIQVLWKLPKHPHDQEEIYTQSVTPLQKEMEADQVRIRSWFEVEPLAMLQTGQIVCSVHHGGANSWYEAIQNGVPHVVLPAWQDCYENAARAEWLGIGAYGNKSRAPDIGGKELSKALIKVLGNKSYLEKASKLQKLCQKKEGRLEAADRIADLAARPDKSMIAVPEVDENDPRVVTVTNGKGETLQTVNSVDEGAVNKSILRRLLEIITVAFISNTWFLLPLLGYSLLLVPHNGFRILVLSYILHIKFFSNAHKTSAPKPSKWLRSSLMWKLHASYFPIRLYRSASLSPRRKYVIGAHPHGIACHGIAGAFTADATGFETLFPGIVNRFLVKDGMFTAPLLREYLFARGQSGVSKDSCIQHLTRGGYDLRGMGKAITISVGGSREYNIARPGTMGIVVKLRKGFIRLAVETGADLVPVLVFGENDLFAPIQFSRYSIKGLIAWAWEKAAGHKVAFSLGRFCMFIPFRRPLHVVVGRPISVKQQRFDVSEKYVEELQGQYIDELNRIWADWRNVFEEDASVKFEIVE
- a CDS encoding DUF4396 domain-containing protein (transcript_id=CADANIAT00006545), with product MLFFSRLTASLPCQPRLRMRFHRRISRLGGDSGAFPSVYAADRSCHTGGQKTNSSSKSACKAQSQTDQNQKSDTSALLTRRFWTCRSTWRRAGINTLRCLVGCTVGDFAALWTLQTYCPELGMGTIMAASMASGITTSIILETVLLRHGPDRLPWSAAVRTAMGMSLVSMAAMEAAENLVDYHLTGGVINLNDPAFWIAAGVSIGAGFLAPLPYNYWRLRALGRSCH